The Besnoitia besnoiti strain Bb-Ger1 chromosome IV, whole genome shotgun sequence genome contains a region encoding:
- a CDS encoding putative eukaryotic initiation factor-4E (encoded by transcript BESB_055850), whose protein sequence is MVKVSSPTPSFSALFFSRLFSPFDRFAFVRDIGQGTMNARRDVAEVVDSLSDPLPNADARQAPPGTQTEEKRTAAPDAEEQRKGKVKAVQEKDSHVVKREEANTEEEATEETKEGEKHEKKKEKKSGEKEDKAAKRELSASKNEKMGADDKSGKETEKRVLESGAHPADALAGPKSDFRSSPKVSGRKEKKRGDSSVQASPALGPRERKRGDGSVLSTPTLGPRERKGDGSLLSTPVLGPRTPARKERKKLLQPRPTHGQIRVKKADVPSNEHALETYWRFWFYDRKQGPVDPHRDLSLAGFPESTRVYASRLRAFDCFFTIEGFYRYWRCFTRASDLPGEWLLQLFRKGCWPLWECFPTGGCWELRVKKAGQAARTVESVWETLVLACIGEAFEMPEVVGVVLQSKLKEFVVSLWTEGGHNPEAQRRVGDKLAQLCASKGNVAFQYKDFQTVLRNCDGKASPNLRPASAVTSPLLFALASPSLSFARLPAGSSFPAALSTPSPSAFSLTASVASTVPAACASKKEKEKEPKHDQKKGAKAEKKDAKCDKADAKTEKADAKAEKVDAKSEKADGKAEDAAEDKKTEEKEK, encoded by the exons ATGGTGAAAGTTAGTTCCCCAACCCCCAGCTTCTCTGcactcttcttctcgcggctCTTCTCCCCGTTCGATCGGTTCGCATTTGTGCGCGACATCGGGCAGGGAACGATGAACGCCAGGCGAGACGTTGCAGAGGTAGTCGACTCGCTCTCAGATCCCTTGCCaaacgcggacgcgcgacagGCCCCTCCAGGCACCCAGAccgaagagaagagaaccgctgcgccagacgccgaagagcagCGGAAGGGAAAAGTGAAGGCCGTGCAGGAAAAGGACTCACACGTCGtgaagagggaggaggcgaacaccgaggaggaagcgacggaggaaacaaaagagggagaaaagcacgagaagaagaaggaaaagaagagcggcgagaaggaagacaaAGCAGCAAAGAGAGAGCTGTCTGCCTCGAAGAACGAGAAGATGGGGGCCGACGACAAGAGTGGCAAGGAGACTGAGAAGCGCGTGCTTGAGTCGGGCGCGCACCCGgcggacgcgctcgcgggtcCAAAGTCGGATTTCCGCAGCTCTCCAAAGGTGTCTGGCagaaaggagaagaagcgaggcgactCCAGCGTCCAGGCTTCGCCGGCACTTGGccccagagagagaaagagaggcgacggaagCGTCCTCTCCACCCCTACGCTCGGTCCCCGCGAGCGGAAGGGCGACGGCAGTCTTCTCTCCACGCCCGTGCTGGGTCCGCGgacgcccgcgaggaaggaacgcaagaagctgctgcagcccagACCGACACATGGA CAAATTCGCGTGAAGAAGGCAGACGTGCCTTCGAATGAGCACGCGCTGGAGACATATTGGCGCTTCTGGTTCTACGACCGCAAGCAAGGCCCAGTCGACCCCCACAGGGACTTGTCCCTCGCCGGCTTCCCCGAGTCCACGCGCGTCTacgcctcgcgcctgcgtgccTTCGACTGCTTCTTCACCATCGAGGGATTCTACAg atACTGGCGCTGCTTCACGCGCGCGTCGGACCTGCCTGGCGAGTGGCTGCTTCAGCTCTTCCGCAAAGGCTGCTGGCCTCTTTGGGAG TGCTTCCCGACAGGCGGCTGCTGGGAGTTGCGCGTGAAGAAGGCCGGACAAGCCGCGCGCACAGTCGAAAGCGTTTGGGAGACGCTG GTGCTCGCCTGCATCGGTGAGGCCTTCGAAATGCCTGAggtcgtcggcgtcgtcctccaATCGAAGCTGAAGGAGTTCGTGGTCTCCCTCTGGACTGAAGGCGGTCACAACCCCGAGGCCCAGCGACGCGTCGG CGACAAGTTGGCGCAGCTGTGCGCATCCAAGGGGAACGTCGCCTTCCAGTACAAGGACTTCCAGACTGTCCTCAGA AACTGCGACGGCAAGGCGTCGCCGAATCTGCGTCCGGCGAGCGCGGTGACTTCTCCGCTGCTGTTtgctctcgcgtcgccgtcgctgtccttcgcgcgcctgcctgcgggcTCCTCCTTCCCCGCAGCGCTTTccacgccttcgccttccgcgttcTCGCTGACGGCGTCGGTGGCCTCCACCGtgccggcggcctgcgcgagcaagaaggaaaaggagaAGGAACCCAAGCACGACCAGAAGAAGGGAGCGAAGgccgagaagaaagacgcaaaGTGCGACAAAGCGGACGCGAAGACTGAGAaggcggacgcgaaggcggagaaggtcGATGCCAAGAGTGAGAAGGCCGACGGtaaggcggaggacgccgcggaagacaagaagacagaggagaaggagaagtaG